Proteins encoded in a region of the Paucibacter sediminis genome:
- a CDS encoding Bug family tripartite tricarboxylate transporter substrate binding protein, giving the protein MLRSVHSARLAAHLLVAAGLLLVGLAQAAAYPQRSINWLVAFPAGSATDQLARVLAEHIARQAGQAIVIENKPGANGLLGSAAAAKAAPDGYSFFIATSTTHAANASLYRKLPYDPIKDFAPVARLAEIPFVMLVNPAVPADSLAGFVGHARAHPNQLAWGSGSSGSLIPGHALVSANKLALTHVPYKGVQPAMTDTIGGTIQLVFADLASAVPQVKAGKLRALAVTSARPHAMLPAVPPLAQAVPGFEMTAWFAIYAPAGTPEPVLAQMNKWVRAALADAGVRQRLTLAGFELTPSTPAELGLFAAKETLKWAKAVQAAGLQPE; this is encoded by the coding sequence ATGCTCCGCTCCGTTCACTCAGCCCGTCTTGCCGCGCACCTTCTCGTCGCGGCCGGGCTGCTGCTGGTGGGGCTGGCGCAAGCGGCCGCTTATCCGCAGCGCAGCATCAACTGGCTGGTGGCGTTTCCGGCCGGCAGCGCCACCGATCAGCTGGCGCGCGTGCTGGCCGAGCACATCGCCCGCCAGGCCGGCCAGGCCATCGTGATCGAGAACAAGCCGGGGGCGAACGGCCTGCTGGGCAGTGCCGCGGCCGCCAAGGCCGCGCCCGACGGCTACAGCTTCTTCATCGCCACCAGCACCACGCATGCGGCGAACGCCTCGCTGTATCGCAAGCTGCCCTATGACCCGATCAAGGATTTCGCGCCGGTCGCGCGGCTGGCGGAGATCCCTTTCGTGATGCTGGTGAACCCAGCCGTACCGGCCGACTCGCTGGCCGGCTTTGTCGGCCACGCCAGGGCCCATCCCAACCAGCTGGCCTGGGGCTCGGGCTCCAGCGGCAGCCTGATTCCCGGCCATGCCCTGGTCAGCGCCAACAAGCTGGCCCTGACCCACGTGCCCTACAAGGGCGTGCAGCCGGCCATGACCGACACCATCGGCGGCACCATCCAGCTGGTGTTTGCGGACCTGGCCTCGGCGGTGCCGCAGGTCAAGGCCGGCAAGCTGCGCGCGCTGGCGGTGACCTCGGCCAGGCCCCACGCCATGCTGCCCGCGGTGCCGCCGCTGGCGCAGGCCGTGCCCGGTTTCGAGATGACGGCCTGGTTTGCCATCTATGCGCCGGCCGGCACGCCCGAGCCGGTGCTGGCGCAGATGAATAAATGGGTGAGGGCGGCGCTGGCCGATGCCGGCGTCAGGCAACGCCTGACCCTCGCCGGCTTCGAGCTGACGCCCAGCACGCCGGCCGAGCTGGGCCTGTTCGCCGCCAAGGAAACGCTCAAATGGGCCAAGGCGGTGCAGGCCGCGGGCCTGCAGCCGGAATGA
- a CDS encoding LysR family transcriptional regulator → MDLTTLNLVLAIEQTRSITRGAEREHLALAAASKRLSDLESRLGVQLFERRARGVEPTEACRALVRHIRALHASLHALESEVVEFARGIKGHLRIAANAGSIAECLPPDLVAFSQAHPQIRISLEDLTSAEVQAAVAEGRADVGVFTAPLLDNRLQTWTYRQGRLAVLVPKGHALSKRSAVSFDDLLDYDLIGLHAGAAAQDMMIEQAVARGRTLNARLQVRGFDAIAQLVEAGLGVAVLPGGPAERFARVFDLKALRLDEDWAQRDYVLAVARQERLPMVVQRFVDQLCPPPAKDSLPVKDD, encoded by the coding sequence ATGGACCTCACCACCCTCAATCTGGTGCTCGCGATCGAGCAGACGCGCTCCATCACGCGCGGCGCCGAGCGCGAACACCTGGCGCTGGCGGCGGCCAGCAAGCGGCTTTCCGACCTGGAGTCGCGCCTGGGCGTGCAGCTGTTCGAGCGCCGCGCCCGCGGCGTCGAGCCCACCGAGGCCTGCCGCGCCCTGGTGCGCCATATCCGCGCCCTGCATGCCTCCCTGCATGCGCTGGAGAGCGAGGTGGTGGAGTTTGCGCGTGGCATCAAGGGCCATCTGCGCATCGCCGCCAATGCCGGCTCGATCGCCGAATGCCTGCCGCCCGACCTGGTGGCCTTCTCTCAAGCGCACCCGCAGATCCGCATCAGCCTGGAAGACCTCACCAGCGCCGAGGTGCAGGCCGCGGTGGCCGAAGGGCGCGCCGATGTGGGCGTGTTCACCGCGCCGCTGCTGGACAACCGCCTGCAGACCTGGACCTACCGCCAGGGCCGCCTGGCCGTGCTGGTGCCCAAGGGGCATGCGCTGTCCAAGCGCAGCGCGGTCAGCTTCGACGACCTGCTGGACTACGACCTGATCGGCCTGCACGCCGGCGCCGCGGCCCAGGACATGATGATCGAGCAGGCGGTGGCGCGCGGCCGCACGCTGAATGCGCGCCTGCAGGTGCGCGGCTTCGACGCGATTGCCCAGCTGGTGGAAGCCGGGCTGGGCGTGGCCGTGCTGCCGGGCGGGCCGGCCGAGCGCTTTGCCCGCGTGTTCGACTTGAAAGCCCTGCGCCTGGACGAGGACTGGGCGCAGCGCGACTATGTGCTGGCGGTGGCGCGCCAGGAGCGCCTGCCCATGGTGGTGCAGCGCTTCGTGGACCAGCTGTGCCCGCCACCCGCCAAGGATTCATTGCCTGTGAAGGATGACTGA
- the leuC gene encoding 3-isopropylmalate dehydratase large subunit yields MTARTLYDKLWDEHVVHTEDDGTAVLYIDRHLVHEVTSPQAFEGLDLAGRKVWRLSANLAVSDHNVPTTDRSQGIADPISKLQVDTLDKNCDRHGLTQFKMNDKRQGIVHVIGPEQGATLPGMTVVCGDSHTSTHGAFGALAHGIGTSEVEHVLATQTLLAKKAKNMLIRVEGQVMPGVGAKDIVLAIIGKIGTAGGTGYTIEFAGSAIRALSMEGRMTVCNMAIEAGARAGLIAVDETTINYCKGRPFSPAGVEWEQAVAYWRSLHSDAGAHFDAVVELDAAQIRPQVTWGTSPEMVLSIEDRVPDPDKEKDAVKRGAIERALQYMALEPNKAINDIRIDKVFIGSCTNSRIEDMREAAAVVRRLGGKIASNVKLALVVPGSGLVKAQAEVEGLDQVFKAAGFEWREPGCSMCLAMNADRLEPGERCASTSNRNFEGRQGAGGRTHLVSPAMAAAAAMQGHFVDVRRIS; encoded by the coding sequence ATGACCGCACGTACCCTTTACGACAAGCTCTGGGATGAGCATGTCGTGCATACCGAAGACGACGGCACGGCCGTGCTCTATATCGACCGCCATCTGGTGCACGAGGTCACCAGCCCGCAGGCCTTCGAAGGTCTGGATCTGGCCGGCCGCAAGGTCTGGCGACTCTCGGCCAATCTGGCGGTGAGCGACCACAACGTGCCCACCACCGACCGCAGCCAGGGCATTGCCGACCCCATCTCCAAGCTGCAGGTCGACACCCTGGACAAGAACTGCGACCGCCATGGCCTGACCCAGTTCAAGATGAACGACAAGCGCCAGGGCATCGTGCATGTGATCGGCCCGGAGCAGGGCGCCACCTTGCCCGGCATGACGGTGGTCTGCGGCGACAGCCACACCTCCACCCATGGTGCCTTCGGCGCGCTGGCACATGGCATCGGCACCTCCGAGGTGGAGCATGTGCTGGCCACGCAGACGCTGCTGGCCAAGAAGGCCAAGAACATGCTGATCCGCGTCGAGGGTCAGGTCATGCCCGGCGTGGGCGCCAAGGACATCGTGCTGGCCATCATCGGCAAGATCGGCACGGCGGGCGGCACCGGCTACACGATCGAATTCGCCGGCTCGGCAATCCGCGCGCTCAGCATGGAAGGCCGCATGACGGTCTGCAATATGGCCATCGAGGCGGGCGCGCGTGCCGGCCTGATCGCGGTGGACGAGACCACCATCAACTACTGCAAGGGCCGGCCCTTCAGCCCTGCGGGGGTGGAGTGGGAACAGGCCGTGGCCTATTGGCGCAGCCTGCATTCCGACGCGGGTGCGCATTTTGATGCTGTGGTGGAACTGGACGCGGCGCAGATCCGCCCGCAGGTCACCTGGGGCACCTCGCCGGAGATGGTGCTCTCCATCGAGGACCGCGTGCCCGATCCCGACAAGGAGAAGGACGCCGTCAAGCGCGGCGCCATCGAGCGCGCCCTGCAGTACATGGCCCTGGAGCCCAACAAGGCCATCAACGACATCCGCATCGACAAGGTCTTCATTGGCTCCTGCACCAACAGCCGCATCGAGGACATGCGCGAGGCCGCCGCGGTGGTGCGGCGCCTGGGTGGCAAGATCGCCAGCAATGTGAAGCTCGCGCTGGTGGTGCCCGGCTCAGGGCTGGTCAAGGCGCAGGCCGAGGTCGAAGGGCTGGACCAGGTCTTCAAGGCGGCCGGCTTCGAGTGGCGCGAGCCCGGTTGCTCGATGTGCCTGGCGATGAATGCCGATCGCCTGGAACCGGGCGAGCGCTGTGCATCCACCAGCAACCGCAATTTCGAAGGCCGCCAGGGCGCTGGCGGGCGCACCCATCTGGTCAGCCCAGCGATGGCCGCGGCCGCCGCGATGCAGGGCCATTTCGTTGACGTTCGCAGGATTTCATGA
- the leuD gene encoding 3-isopropylmalate dehydratase small subunit: protein MEKFTVHKGLVAPMDRDNVDTDAIIPKQFLKSIKRSGFGPNLFDEWRYLDHGEPGQDPATRKLNPDFVLNQARYQGASILIARSNFGCGSSREHAPWALEQYGFRALIAPSFADIFFNNCFKNGVLPIVLPEAQVARLFDEVAAFPGYQLSVDLERQVVLKPDGSELPFEVQAFRKFCLLNGFDDIGLTLRHADKIKAYEAERIATKPWLNNRLIG from the coding sequence ATGGAAAAGTTCACCGTGCACAAGGGCCTGGTGGCCCCGATGGATCGCGACAACGTCGACACCGATGCCATCATCCCCAAGCAGTTCCTCAAGTCGATCAAGCGCAGCGGCTTCGGCCCCAATCTGTTCGACGAATGGCGCTACCTGGACCATGGCGAGCCCGGCCAGGACCCGGCCACGCGCAAGCTCAACCCGGACTTCGTGCTGAACCAGGCGCGCTACCAGGGCGCCTCGATCCTGATCGCGCGCAGCAACTTCGGCTGCGGCTCCAGCCGCGAGCATGCGCCCTGGGCGCTGGAGCAATACGGCTTCCGCGCACTGATCGCACCCAGCTTCGCCGACATCTTCTTCAACAACTGCTTCAAGAACGGCGTGCTGCCCATCGTGCTGCCCGAGGCCCAGGTGGCGCGGCTGTTCGACGAGGTGGCGGCCTTCCCGGGCTACCAGCTGAGCGTGGATCTGGAGCGCCAGGTGGTGTTGAAGCCCGATGGCAGCGAGCTGCCCTTTGAGGTGCAGGCCTTCCGCAAGTTCTGCCTGCTGAACGGCTTCGACGACATCGGCCTGACCCTGCGCCATGCCGACAAGATCAAGGCCTATGAGGCCGAGCGCATCGCCACCAAGCCCTGGCTGAACAACCGTCTGATCGGATGA
- the leuB gene encoding 3-isopropylmalate dehydrogenase → MKIAVLPGDGIGTEIVAEAVKVLKVLDLKFELETAPVGGAAYEASGHPLPEATLKLAQAADAVLFGAVGDWKYDKLERALRPEQAILGLRKHLGLFANFRPAICYEQLTHASSLKPELVAGLDILIIRELTGDIYFGQPRGRRTAADGHFPGSEEAFDTMRYSRPEIERIAHVAFQAARKRNKRVTSVDKANVLETFQFWKDVVTEVHAQYPDVELDHMYVDNAAMQLVKAPKRFDVVVTGNMFGDILSDEAAMLTGSIGMLPSASLDKNNKGLYEPSHGSAPDIAGKGVANPLATILSAAMMLKFSLSQPEAAARIEAAVGAVLSQGLRTADIWSEGTQKVGTREMGDAVVAAITTMTKTIKS, encoded by the coding sequence ATGAAAATCGCAGTCCTGCCCGGTGATGGCATCGGCACCGAAATCGTCGCCGAGGCGGTCAAGGTCCTGAAGGTTCTCGACCTGAAATTCGAACTGGAAACCGCCCCGGTGGGCGGTGCGGCTTACGAGGCCAGTGGTCATCCGTTGCCCGAGGCCACGCTCAAGCTGGCCCAGGCCGCCGACGCGGTGCTGTTCGGCGCCGTGGGCGACTGGAAGTACGACAAGCTGGAACGCGCGCTGCGCCCCGAGCAAGCCATCCTGGGCCTGCGCAAGCATCTGGGCCTGTTTGCCAACTTCCGCCCGGCGATCTGCTACGAGCAGCTCACCCATGCCTCCAGCCTCAAGCCCGAACTGGTGGCTGGCCTGGACATCCTCATCATCCGCGAGCTCACCGGAGACATCTATTTCGGCCAGCCGCGCGGCCGCCGCACCGCAGCGGATGGGCATTTCCCCGGCAGCGAGGAAGCCTTCGACACCATGCGCTACTCGCGCCCGGAGATCGAGCGCATCGCCCATGTGGCCTTCCAGGCCGCACGCAAGCGCAACAAGCGCGTGACCTCGGTGGACAAGGCCAATGTGCTGGAGACCTTCCAGTTCTGGAAGGATGTGGTCACCGAGGTGCATGCCCAGTATCCCGACGTGGAGCTGGACCATATGTATGTGGACAACGCCGCGATGCAGCTGGTGAAGGCACCCAAGCGCTTCGACGTGGTGGTGACCGGCAATATGTTCGGCGACATCCTCTCGGACGAGGCGGCCATGCTCACCGGCTCGATCGGCATGCTGCCCTCGGCCTCGTTGGACAAGAACAACAAGGGCCTTTACGAACCCAGCCATGGCAGCGCGCCTGACATCGCCGGTAAGGGTGTTGCAAACCCGCTGGCTACAATACTGTCAGCTGCCATGATGCTCAAGTTCTCCCTCAGCCAGCCCGAAGCCGCCGCCCGTATCGAGGCGGCCGTTGGTGCTGTGTTGTCCCAAGGTCTGCGCACCGCGGACATTTGGAGCGAGGGCACCCAGAAGGTGGGCACGCGCGAGATGGGTGATGCGGTTGTGGCCGCCATCACCACCATGACCAAAACCATTAAGAGCTAG
- the asd gene encoding aspartate-semialdehyde dehydrogenase, translating into MTTLVGLVGWRGMVGSVLMDRMSAERDFDLIEPLFFSTSNAGGAAPAQAKNETKLQNAFDIEQLKRCEIIITAQGGDYTTEVYPKLRAAGWNGHWIDAASTLRMASDAVIILDPVNMPVIKDALAKGGKNWVGGNCTVSCMLMGVGALYKAGLVEWMSTQTYQAASGGGAQHMRELLTQYGTLNAEVRALLDDPKSAILEIDRRVIAKQRALSATETANFGVPLGGSLIPWIDKDLGNGQSKEEWKGMAETNKILGMGEGFGSAAIPVDGFCVRVGAMRCHSQALTFKLKKNVPLDEIEAMIAADNEWVKVVPNNREATLQDLTPVAVTGTMSIPVGRIRKLAMGPEYLGAFTIGDQLLWGAAEPLRRMLRILLAR; encoded by the coding sequence ATGACGACACTTGTAGGACTGGTAGGCTGGCGCGGCATGGTGGGCTCGGTGCTCATGGACCGCATGAGCGCTGAGCGTGATTTCGACCTGATCGAGCCGCTGTTCTTCAGCACCTCGAATGCCGGCGGCGCCGCCCCGGCCCAGGCCAAGAACGAAACCAAGCTGCAGAACGCTTTCGATATCGAACAGCTCAAGCGCTGCGAGATCATCATCACCGCCCAGGGCGGCGACTACACCACCGAGGTCTATCCCAAGCTGCGCGCCGCCGGCTGGAACGGCCACTGGATCGATGCCGCCTCCACCCTGCGCATGGCCAGCGACGCCGTCATCATCCTCGACCCGGTCAATATGCCGGTGATCAAGGACGCGCTTGCCAAGGGCGGCAAGAACTGGGTCGGCGGCAACTGCACCGTCAGCTGCATGCTGATGGGCGTGGGCGCGCTCTACAAGGCCGGCCTGGTGGAGTGGATGAGCACTCAGACCTACCAGGCGGCCTCCGGCGGCGGCGCCCAGCATATGCGCGAGCTGCTGACGCAGTACGGCACGCTCAATGCCGAGGTGAGGGCGCTGCTGGACGATCCCAAGAGCGCCATCCTCGAGATCGACCGCCGTGTGATCGCCAAGCAGCGTGCACTCTCCGCCACCGAGACCGCCAACTTCGGCGTGCCGCTGGGCGGCTCGCTGATTCCCTGGATCGACAAGGATCTGGGCAACGGCCAGTCCAAGGAAGAGTGGAAGGGCATGGCCGAGACCAACAAGATCCTCGGCATGGGCGAGGGCTTTGGTTCGGCCGCGATTCCGGTGGACGGCTTCTGCGTGCGCGTGGGCGCGATGCGCTGCCACAGCCAGGCCCTGACCTTCAAGCTCAAGAAGAACGTGCCGCTGGACGAGATCGAGGCCATGATTGCCGCCGACAACGAGTGGGTGAAGGTGGTGCCCAACAACCGCGAGGCGACGCTGCAAGACCTGACCCCGGTGGCCGTGACCGGCACCATGAGTATCCCGGTGGGCCGCATTCGCAAGCTCGCCATGGGCCCCGAGTACCTGGGTGCCTTCACCATTGGCGACCAGTTGCTGTGGGGTGCGGCCGAGCCGCTGCGCCGCATGCTGCGCATCCTGCTCGCTCGGTGA
- a CDS encoding FimV/HubP family polar landmark protein, with translation MAVAVLAVASTTAWGLGLGRLSVQSSLGETLKAEIDVTSLTSEEAGTLKLRVAPPESYRAAGVEYNAVLSATQVQLSRRADGRPFLRIASDRAVQEPFVDVILEINWASGRLVREYTLLFDPPGTPKPAAEVATAPVIAPTPAEPAAVPPVASRAPAPVPPAAPVKPRLESKPEPQAPAPKPAPAPKPVAAASASEYAVKPGDTLSRVASKTLAPGVSLDQMLVGLYRNNPDAFINENMNRLKAGAVLQVPGGDTLAAIGPDEARQVIQAQSADFSSYRQRLASGAPEMAAQESARQAKGKVQAAVEDRKPAPAATPDKLTLSKSASGTEAKLSKETEKKDSATRVAELTRNVEELKKLSSAAKPAPAPSPAPAPAPAPAPAPAPTPAPTPAPSPAPAAAPAPAPAPVVAPAVVTPPPVVQASAPAPAASKPMPPKPAASAPAIPMSEAPGVMDTLMDNILPLGAALLALLGGAAFLRWRSRKQPAQHAETGFTESRMQPDSFFGASGGQRVDTRDASTSGQSSMSYSLSQLDAIGDVDPVAEADVYLAYGRDLQAEEILKEALRANPERLAIRLKLLEVYAKRRDTKGFEQLAVHLYAETQGMGEDWERAQELGRQIDSDNPLYQPGGAPVTVSGEEDARPEPMNASTLPASNVAHMATAPVERPVDPGPSSLLDLDLDLDLGSPAPAASSISMDATQALATTVEQAPLAMDLDVSAPAAAPDLEFDLNDLGDFDAPATPAPAAEASAPSLDFDLSGIDLDLPASEPSAPLPAAEVTQVNEGLPADFDAVLQEATAASTADDQLSHALDALGDDEGDPLQRQLELADEFRQIGDTEGARDVLQELIAKADGALKAKAQAMLDELR, from the coding sequence GTGGCAGTGGCTGTTCTGGCCGTGGCCAGCACCACCGCCTGGGGCCTCGGCCTCGGTCGGCTCTCGGTGCAATCGTCTCTGGGCGAAACGCTCAAGGCCGAGATCGATGTCACCAGCCTGACGTCGGAAGAGGCTGGCACGCTGAAGCTGCGTGTCGCGCCGCCCGAGTCCTACCGGGCGGCGGGTGTCGAGTACAACGCCGTGCTCAGCGCCACCCAGGTGCAGCTGAGCCGCCGCGCCGATGGCCGGCCGTTTCTGCGCATTGCCAGCGATCGCGCGGTGCAGGAGCCTTTTGTCGATGTGATCCTCGAGATCAACTGGGCCAGCGGCCGCCTGGTGCGCGAATACACCTTGCTGTTCGATCCGCCGGGCACGCCCAAGCCGGCCGCCGAGGTGGCCACCGCGCCGGTCATCGCGCCGACGCCGGCCGAGCCCGCGGCGGTGCCGCCGGTGGCGAGCCGCGCGCCCGCGCCGGTGCCGCCGGCCGCACCGGTGAAGCCGCGCCTGGAAAGCAAGCCCGAGCCGCAGGCGCCCGCGCCCAAGCCCGCGCCAGCACCCAAGCCGGTAGCCGCGGCGTCCGCCAGCGAATATGCGGTCAAGCCGGGTGACACGCTGTCGCGCGTGGCCAGCAAGACCCTGGCGCCCGGCGTCTCGCTGGACCAGATGCTGGTGGGCCTGTACCGCAACAACCCGGACGCCTTCATCAACGAGAACATGAACCGGCTGAAGGCCGGTGCGGTGCTGCAGGTGCCCGGCGGTGACACGCTGGCGGCCATCGGCCCGGACGAAGCCCGCCAGGTGATACAGGCGCAGAGCGCTGACTTCAGCAGTTATCGCCAGCGCCTGGCGAGCGGTGCACCCGAGATGGCAGCGCAGGAAAGCGCGCGCCAGGCCAAGGGCAAGGTGCAGGCCGCGGTGGAAGACCGCAAGCCGGCGCCCGCCGCCACACCCGACAAGCTGACGCTCAGCAAGTCCGCCTCCGGCACTGAAGCCAAGCTGTCCAAGGAGACCGAGAAGAAGGACTCCGCCACCCGTGTGGCCGAGCTGACGCGCAATGTCGAGGAGTTGAAGAAGCTGTCCTCGGCGGCCAAGCCGGCACCGGCGCCCAGCCCCGCACCTGCACCCGCGCCCGCGCCCGCGCCCGCGCCCGCGCCGACGCCAGCACCGACGCCAGCACCGAGCCCCGCGCCGGCCGCAGCGCCAGCGCCGGCCCCTGCGCCGGTCGTCGCACCTGCCGTGGTGACGCCGCCGCCGGTGGTGCAGGCGTCTGCACCGGCACCCGCGGCCTCCAAGCCCATGCCGCCCAAGCCGGCGGCGAGTGCGCCGGCCATTCCGATGTCCGAGGCGCCCGGGGTGATGGATACCTTGATGGACAACATCCTGCCCCTCGGCGCCGCGCTGCTGGCGCTGTTGGGCGGTGCGGCCTTCCTGCGCTGGCGCTCGCGCAAGCAGCCCGCCCAGCATGCCGAGACCGGCTTCACCGAAAGCCGCATGCAGCCGGATTCGTTCTTTGGCGCCAGCGGCGGGCAGCGTGTGGATACCCGCGACGCTTCCACCAGCGGCCAGTCCTCGATGAGCTATTCGCTCAGCCAGCTGGATGCCATCGGCGATGTGGATCCGGTCGCCGAGGCCGACGTCTACCTGGCCTATGGTCGCGATCTGCAGGCCGAGGAAATCCTCAAGGAAGCCCTGCGCGCCAACCCCGAGCGGCTGGCCATCCGCCTCAAGCTGCTGGAGGTCTACGCCAAGCGCCGCGACACCAAGGGCTTTGAGCAGCTCGCGGTGCACCTCTACGCCGAAACCCAGGGCATGGGCGAGGATTGGGAGCGTGCGCAGGAGCTGGGCCGCCAGATTGATTCGGACAACCCGCTTTACCAGCCGGGCGGTGCGCCCGTCACCGTGAGCGGCGAGGAAGATGCGCGCCCCGAGCCCATGAACGCCAGCACCCTGCCGGCGTCCAATGTGGCGCATATGGCGACGGCCCCGGTCGAGCGGCCGGTTGATCCCGGCCCGTCCAGCCTGCTGGACCTCGATCTGGACCTGGATCTGGGCTCGCCCGCGCCCGCCGCCAGCAGCATTTCGATGGACGCCACCCAGGCCCTCGCCACCACGGTGGAGCAGGCGCCGCTGGCCATGGATCTGGACGTCTCGGCGCCTGCGGCCGCCCCTGATCTGGAGTTCGACCTGAACGATCTGGGCGATTTCGATGCACCGGCCACGCCGGCGCCGGCCGCCGAGGCTTCGGCGCCTTCGCTGGACTTCGATCTCTCCGGCATCGATCTCGACCTGCCCGCCAGCGAGCCGAGCGCACCCCTGCCGGCGGCGGAAGTGACGCAGGTGAACGAAGGCTTGCCGGCCGACTTCGACGCCGTGTTGCAGGAGGCCACGGCCGCCAGCACGGCCGACGACCAACTCAGCCATGCGCTGGATGCCTTGGGCGATGACGAGGGCGACCCCTTGCAGCGCCAGCTGGAACTGGCCGACGAGTTCCGCCAGATCGGCGATACCGAGGGCGCACGCGATGTGCTGCAGGAGCTGATCGCCAAGGCCGACGGCGCGCTGAAGGCCAAGGCCCAGGCCATGCTGGACGAGTTGCGCTGA
- the truA gene encoding tRNA pseudouridine(38-40) synthase TruA, translating to MTTRVALGVSYRGTTYKGWQSQPGGGTVQDALERGLAKFAAHPIRTICAGRTDAGVHGLNQVVHFDAQVEREPFSWIRGSNRYLPPDIAIQWCAFPGADFHARNHARGRRYAYLLLESAVRPAIESGGAGWIFRPLDGDAMRAAVEVLLGEHDFSSFRSAECQAASPIKILRAIEIHKRGAYWRFEFDASAFLHHMVRNIMGCLLAVGTGTRSVAWLAEVLAARDRKLAAPTFAPDGLYFVGPYYDAELNLPQKTAAMDWLP from the coding sequence ATGACAACGCGCGTGGCGCTGGGAGTGAGTTACCGGGGCACGACCTACAAGGGCTGGCAGAGCCAGCCCGGCGGCGGGACGGTGCAGGACGCGCTGGAGCGCGGCCTGGCCAAGTTCGCCGCCCACCCGATACGCACCATCTGCGCCGGCCGCACCGATGCCGGCGTGCATGGCCTGAACCAGGTGGTGCATTTCGATGCCCAGGTGGAGCGCGAGCCTTTCTCCTGGATACGCGGCAGCAACCGTTATCTGCCGCCCGATATCGCCATCCAGTGGTGCGCCTTCCCCGGCGCCGATTTCCACGCCCGCAACCATGCGCGCGGCCGACGCTATGCCTATCTGCTGCTGGAGTCGGCGGTGCGGCCGGCGATCGAGTCGGGCGGGGCGGGCTGGATCTTCAGGCCGCTGGACGGCGACGCGATGCGCGCCGCCGTCGAGGTGCTGCTGGGCGAGCACGACTTCAGCTCCTTCCGTTCGGCCGAGTGCCAGGCGGCCTCGCCGATCAAGATCCTGCGCGCCATCGAGATCCACAAGCGCGGCGCCTACTGGCGCTTCGAATTCGATGCCTCGGCCTTCCTGCATCACATGGTGCGCAACATCATGGGCTGCCTGCTGGCGGTGGGCACGGGCACGCGCTCGGTGGCCTGGCTGGCCGAGGTGCTGGCCGCACGCGACCGCAAGCTGGCGGCACCCACCTTTGCGCCCGACGGCCTCTATTTCGTGGGCCCGTACTACGATGCCGAACTGAACCTTCCGCAAAAGACGGCGGCCATGGACTGGCTGCCCTGA
- a CDS encoding phosphoribosylanthranilate isomerase, whose protein sequence is MSRTRIKICGLTREADVDAAVEAGADAIGFVFYAKSPRAVTPGRAAELARRLPPFVTPVGLFVNAGAAELAAGLQALPNMLLQFHGDEGRADCERAARPYLRAARMVPGFDLLDFASQFSSAQGLLLDAHVEGYGGGGKVFDWSLIPRNVPSPVVLSGGLHAGNVIEGILQVRPWAVDVSSGVEEAKGLKSAALMRQFCEAVREADARLDEANS, encoded by the coding sequence ATGAGCCGTACCCGCATCAAGATCTGTGGATTGACCCGCGAGGCCGATGTGGACGCCGCCGTCGAGGCCGGCGCCGATGCGATCGGCTTCGTGTTCTATGCCAAGAGCCCGCGCGCGGTGACGCCCGGCCGCGCGGCCGAGCTGGCGCGCCGCCTGCCGCCCTTCGTGACACCGGTGGGCCTGTTCGTCAATGCCGGCGCGGCCGAGCTGGCGGCCGGCCTGCAAGCTCTGCCAAACATGCTGCTGCAGTTCCACGGCGACGAGGGCAGGGCGGACTGCGAGCGCGCGGCGCGCCCCTATCTGCGCGCCGCCCGCATGGTGCCGGGCTTTGATTTGCTAGACTTCGCGTCTCAGTTCTCCAGCGCCCAAGGCCTGCTGCTCGACGCCCATGTCGAGGGCTATGGCGGCGGCGGAAAGGTATTCGATTGGTCACTCATTCCAAGAAACGTGCCCTCTCCAGTCGTTTTGTCTGGTGGGTTGCATGCCGGAAATGTGATCGAAGGGATTCTTCAGGTCCGGCCCTGGGCCGTTGACGTCAGCTCCGGTGTGGAGGAGGCCAAGGGTCTCAAGAGCGCCGCGCTGATGCGCCAGTTCTGCGAGGCGGTGCGCGAAGCCGATGCACGCCTTGATGAAGCCAATAGCTGA